A window from Leptothermofonsia sichuanensis E412 encodes these proteins:
- a CDS encoding photosystem I assembly protein Ycf4 yields MTGQTASLENRVLRQEILGSRRFSNYFWATVVSIGGTGFLLAAISSYFHVNLLPFSDPTKLIFIPQGIAMGFYGLLGILFSLYLWVMILLDVGGGYNEFNKNTGTIKIFRWGFPGKNRKIEIDRKIEDVQSVRVELKEGLNPKRALYLRVKGMRDIPLTRVGRPIALSELENQGASLARFLEVPLEGL; encoded by the coding sequence ATGACTGGTCAGACAGCTTCTTTAGAAAATCGAGTCCTGCGTCAAGAAATTCTCGGCTCCCGTCGGTTCAGCAATTATTTCTGGGCAACTGTGGTCTCTATTGGTGGCACCGGGTTTTTGCTGGCAGCTATTTCCAGTTATTTTCATGTCAACCTGTTGCCCTTTTCTGATCCCACGAAACTTATATTCATTCCTCAGGGAATTGCAATGGGTTTCTACGGATTGTTGGGGATTCTGTTCAGTCTTTATCTATGGGTCATGATCTTGCTGGATGTTGGGGGCGGTTACAACGAATTCAACAAAAACACCGGAACCATTAAGATTTTTCGTTGGGGGTTTCCGGGGAAAAATCGCAAGATTGAGATTGATCGCAAGATTGAAGATGTTCAGTCGGTCCGGGTGGAATTGAAAGAGGGGCTAAATCCAAAACGTGCTCTGTATTTGCGGGTAAAGGGAATGCGCGATATTCCTCTGACCAGGGTTGGGCGGCCGATCGCCCTCTCTGAACTGGAAAACCAGGGTGCTTCTCTGGCACGCTTTCTGGAAGTTCCTCTGGAAGGACTATAG
- the lnt gene encoding apolipoprotein N-acyltransferase — protein MLAKNPLLPLAIALGSGILMALATAPLNVFSLAWVALVPLWVLAFGADSITATPHQPPESINERSDARQVPSRVGVPRSHRSPTHALALAWGIGYHGLALSWITGLHPLTWLGMSWIGSVAVTLFCWAFITLWGAVLVVIWVWAVRKLTAPPFHFPPSVFPYARILLATALWCSLEWVWSLGSLYWTSLSYTQSPGNLAILHLGRLSGPSVVTAAIVAVNGLLAEAWIGYRTARKRLLGNVDATGKIRTRSGMETQRYPNPQAQMSSPYLLLTLAISFGMALHLVGFGLYNQPLIDSDQTGLKVGIIQGNVPTRVKLSPAGVRRAIQAYVNGYQILAGQGVDAVLTPEGALPVLWDETNKQSHPFYPAVIDQGVVAWLGTFTSYGGRVAQSLLTLTGSGETYSQYHKIKLVPLGEYVPLQEILGGLINRLSPIEADMMAGTSAQRFDTPFGRAIASICYESAFPALFRAQAVEGGQFILTASNLDPYSEVLMAQHQAQDLMRAIETDRWAIRATNTGYSGIIDPHGRVIWRSQPNTYELHVERIGRRQTQTLYVRWGDWLTPLLAGIVAVIWLKQAIAARPQMD, from the coding sequence ATGCTTGCCAAAAATCCCTTGCTGCCGCTGGCGATCGCCCTGGGTAGCGGAATTTTAATGGCACTGGCAACAGCTCCCCTGAATGTTTTTTCCCTGGCGTGGGTTGCTCTCGTTCCTCTTTGGGTGCTGGCATTCGGTGCCGATTCCATAACGGCCACCCCACACCAACCACCTGAGTCTATAAATGAACGCTCAGATGCCCGGCAGGTGCCCAGTCGAGTTGGGGTGCCACGCTCCCATCGCAGCCCAACCCACGCCCTTGCCCTCGCCTGGGGCATTGGCTATCACGGTTTAGCGCTTTCCTGGATTACTGGACTTCATCCTCTGACCTGGTTAGGCATGTCGTGGATAGGGAGTGTGGCCGTGACCCTCTTTTGTTGGGCATTCATCACCCTTTGGGGTGCAGTCCTGGTGGTCATCTGGGTATGGGCTGTCAGAAAACTCACAGCTCCCCCCTTTCATTTTCCTCCCTCTGTCTTCCCCTATGCTCGCATTCTCCTTGCAACAGCACTCTGGTGCAGCCTGGAGTGGGTCTGGAGCCTGGGTTCGCTCTACTGGACATCTCTCTCCTATACCCAAAGTCCAGGGAACCTGGCCATCCTGCACCTGGGGCGGCTCTCTGGGCCTTCAGTGGTGACCGCGGCGATTGTGGCCGTTAATGGATTGTTAGCAGAAGCGTGGATCGGTTATCGGACAGCCAGGAAACGGTTATTGGGCAACGTGGATGCGACAGGAAAAATCCGGACACGCAGTGGCATGGAAACGCAGCGGTATCCCAATCCTCAGGCTCAAATGTCGTCACCCTATTTATTGTTAACGCTGGCGATTTCCTTTGGGATGGCACTTCACCTGGTTGGCTTTGGGTTGTACAATCAGCCACTCATCGATTCTGACCAGACTGGTTTGAAGGTTGGAATTATTCAGGGCAATGTGCCAACTCGAGTTAAACTCTCGCCAGCCGGGGTGCGCCGCGCCATTCAGGCTTATGTTAATGGCTACCAGATACTGGCAGGGCAGGGAGTGGATGCGGTGTTGACACCTGAGGGGGCATTGCCAGTGCTGTGGGATGAAACGAATAAACAGTCCCATCCTTTTTATCCGGCAGTAATTGATCAGGGGGTAGTGGCCTGGCTGGGAACTTTTACTTCCTATGGGGGCAGAGTGGCTCAAAGTCTGTTAACTCTGACTGGCAGCGGTGAGACCTACAGCCAGTATCACAAGATTAAGCTGGTGCCCCTGGGCGAGTATGTTCCCCTGCAGGAGATACTGGGAGGGCTGATTAATCGGCTCTCACCGATTGAAGCCGACATGATGGCGGGGACTTCCGCCCAACGGTTTGATACTCCCTTTGGGCGGGCGATCGCCAGTATTTGCTACGAATCTGCTTTTCCGGCACTCTTCCGGGCACAGGCCGTTGAAGGCGGACAGTTCATTCTGACGGCTTCCAACCTCGATCCCTACAGCGAGGTACTCATGGCACAACATCAGGCTCAGGACCTGATGCGGGCAATTGAAACCGATCGCTGGGCAATTCGAGCCACCAACACAGGTTACTCTGGCATCATTGACCCACATGGCCGGGTGATCTGGCGCTCCCAGCCCAATACCTATGAACTTCATGTCGAAAGGATTGGTCGCCGCCAGACCCAGACCTTATATGTGCGCTGGGGAGACTGGCTGACGCCACTCCTGGCAGGCATCGTGGCAGTGATCTGGCTGAAACAGGCCATTGCTGCCCGCCCGCAGATGGATTAA
- the psbD gene encoding photosystem II D2 protein (photosystem q(a) protein), translated as MITAVGRAPADRGWFDVLDDWLKRDRFVFIGWSGLLLFPCAYLALGGWLTGTTFVTSWYTHGLASSYLEGCNFLTVAVSTPADSFGHSLLFLWGPEAQGDFTRWCQIGGLWTFVALHGAFGLIGFCLRQIEIARLVGIRPYNAIAFTGPIAVFVSVFLMYPLGQSSWFFAPSFGVAGIFRFILFVQGFHNFTLNPFHMMGVAGILGGALLCAIHGATVENTLFQDSEQANTFRAFEPTQSEETYSMVTANRFWSQIFGIAFSNKRWLHFFMLFVPVTGLWMASVGIVGLALNLRAYDFVSQELRAAEDPEFETFYTKNILLNEGIRAWMAPQDQPHEKFIFPEEVLPRGNAL; from the coding sequence ATGATCACCGCAGTCGGACGTGCGCCTGCTGATCGAGGATGGTTCGACGTTCTCGACGACTGGCTGAAGCGCGATCGCTTCGTCTTCATCGGCTGGTCCGGTCTGCTACTGTTCCCCTGCGCTTACCTGGCGTTGGGCGGTTGGCTGACTGGCACCACCTTTGTCACTTCCTGGTATACCCACGGACTGGCCTCTTCCTATCTGGAAGGCTGCAACTTTTTGACCGTTGCGGTCTCCACCCCGGCGGATAGCTTCGGACACTCCCTGCTGTTTCTGTGGGGACCAGAAGCGCAAGGGGACTTCACCCGCTGGTGTCAGATTGGGGGCCTATGGACCTTTGTGGCTCTGCACGGAGCCTTTGGTCTGATTGGCTTCTGTCTGCGCCAGATAGAGATTGCTCGCCTGGTGGGGATTCGCCCCTACAACGCGATCGCCTTCACCGGCCCGATCGCGGTCTTTGTCAGCGTGTTTCTGATGTACCCGCTGGGACAGTCGAGCTGGTTCTTTGCGCCCAGCTTTGGGGTAGCGGGGATTTTCCGGTTCATCCTGTTCGTGCAAGGGTTCCACAACTTCACCCTGAATCCATTCCACATGATGGGTGTGGCGGGGATTCTGGGGGGAGCACTGCTGTGTGCGATTCACGGTGCGACCGTGGAGAACACTCTGTTCCAGGACAGCGAGCAAGCCAACACGTTCCGGGCCTTCGAGCCAACCCAGTCGGAAGAAACCTATTCGATGGTGACGGCCAACCGCTTCTGGTCCCAGATTTTTGGGATTGCCTTTTCCAACAAACGGTGGCTGCACTTCTTCATGCTGTTTGTGCCCGTGACCGGGTTGTGGATGGCGAGTGTGGGCATTGTGGGTCTGGCGCTGAACCTGCGGGCATACGACTTTGTGTCGCAGGAATTGCGGGCTGCCGAAGACCCTGAATTTGAAACGTTCTACACGAAGAACATTCTGCTGAATGAGGGCATCCGCGCCTGGATGGCACCTCAGGATCAGCCCCATGAAAAGTTTATCTTCCCTGAGGAGGTTCTACCTCGTGGTAACGCTCTCTAG
- a CDS encoding peptidylprolyl isomerase yields the protein MLKALRRWMVLVLMTGALLIGGCFPNNGVDQQSSASPSPGQPATSPANQENGPQAANLPRLEGPATVALVVKGQTIVMELDGTTAPITAGNFVDLVQRGFYDGLVFHRVVREPQPFVVQAGDPQSKNPNFPPEQLGTGSFIDPATSQARYIPLEIQPEGAKTPVYHQTFETAGINSPPKLRHRRGAVAMARSAFPDSASSQFYITLADANFLDGSYAVFGYVTEGMDVVDKIQQGDRIESMKVLKGADSLKREGQS from the coding sequence ATGCTGAAGGCTCTTCGACGCTGGATGGTCCTGGTTCTGATGACAGGTGCGCTGCTAATTGGCGGGTGTTTCCCTAACAATGGTGTTGATCAGCAGTCATCTGCCAGTCCATCTCCCGGTCAACCAGCCACTTCCCCTGCTAATCAGGAGAATGGTCCTCAGGCGGCTAATCTGCCCCGGCTGGAGGGTCCAGCAACGGTGGCACTGGTTGTTAAAGGGCAAACCATTGTCATGGAGTTGGATGGCACAACTGCTCCGATTACAGCCGGGAATTTTGTTGATCTGGTGCAGCGAGGGTTCTATGACGGACTGGTGTTTCATCGGGTTGTGCGTGAACCGCAACCATTTGTCGTTCAGGCAGGGGATCCGCAAAGTAAAAACCCTAATTTTCCACCGGAACAGTTAGGCACTGGTAGTTTTATTGACCCGGCAACATCCCAGGCTCGCTATATTCCTCTGGAGATTCAGCCGGAGGGAGCCAAAACTCCGGTTTATCATCAGACGTTTGAAACGGCTGGAATTAATTCTCCACCCAAGTTGAGGCACAGGCGCGGGGCTGTAGCAATGGCACGTTCTGCGTTTCCAGACTCGGCATCTTCCCAGTTCTACATTACGCTGGCAGATGCTAATTTTCTGGATGGGAGCTATGCCGTATTTGGTTATGTGACTGAGGGGATGGATGTGGTTGATAAGATTCAGCAGGGCGATCGCATCGAGTCAATGAAGGTCCTGAAAGGAGCAGATAGCCTGAAGCGAGAGGGTCAATCCTAG
- the psbC gene encoding photosystem II reaction center protein CP43, which yields MVTLSSGSFVAAGNRDLESSGFAWWAGNARLINLSGKLLGAHVAHAGLIVFWAGAMTLFEVAHFIPEKPMYEQGLILLPHLATLGWGVGPGGDVIDTFPYFVVGVLHLISSAVLGIGGIYHAVRGPETLEGYSSFFGYDWRDKNQMTNIIGYHLILLGCGALLLVAKAMAFGGLYDTWAPGGGDVRVVTNPTLNPAVIFGYLVKSPFGGDGWIVSVDNLEDIVGGHIWIGLICIGGGIYHILTKPFGWARRAFIWSGEAYLSYSLGALSLMGFIAACFVWFNNTAYPSEFYGPTGPEASQAQALTFLIRDQRLGANVASAQGPTGLGKYLMRSPTGEIIFGGETMRFWDFKGPWLEPLRGPNGLDLNKIKYDIQPWQARRAAEYMTHAPLGSLNSVGGVATEINSFNYVSPRSWLATSHFVLAFFFLVGHLWHAGRARAAAAGFEKGIDRENEPVLAMPNLD from the coding sequence GTGGTAACGCTCTCTAGTGGTTCATTTGTTGCTGCTGGCAACCGCGACCTCGAGTCGTCTGGGTTTGCCTGGTGGGCAGGTAATGCCCGTTTGATTAATCTGTCTGGTAAGCTGTTGGGCGCTCACGTCGCTCACGCCGGCCTGATTGTGTTCTGGGCTGGGGCAATGACTTTGTTTGAGGTTGCCCACTTCATCCCAGAGAAGCCGATGTATGAGCAAGGCTTGATCCTGCTGCCCCACCTGGCGACCCTGGGTTGGGGTGTCGGTCCCGGTGGCGACGTCATTGATACCTTTCCCTACTTTGTAGTAGGTGTCTTGCACCTGATTTCGTCCGCTGTTCTTGGGATTGGTGGTATCTATCACGCAGTTCGTGGTCCTGAAACACTGGAAGGATACTCCAGCTTCTTTGGCTATGACTGGCGCGATAAGAACCAGATGACCAATATCATTGGCTATCACCTGATCCTTCTGGGTTGTGGTGCTCTGTTACTGGTTGCCAAAGCCATGGCCTTTGGTGGCTTGTATGATACCTGGGCACCGGGCGGCGGTGATGTACGGGTCGTGACTAACCCGACTCTCAACCCCGCTGTGATCTTTGGCTATCTGGTGAAGTCTCCCTTTGGTGGCGATGGCTGGATTGTCAGTGTTGACAATCTGGAAGATATCGTTGGTGGACACATCTGGATCGGCCTAATCTGCATCGGTGGTGGGATTTACCACATTCTGACCAAACCTTTTGGTTGGGCACGTCGAGCTTTCATCTGGTCTGGTGAGGCATATCTTTCCTACAGCCTGGGTGCCCTCTCTCTGATGGGCTTCATTGCAGCCTGCTTTGTCTGGTTCAACAACACCGCCTATCCTAGCGAGTTCTATGGTCCTACTGGTCCTGAAGCATCTCAGGCTCAGGCACTGACCTTCCTGATTCGTGACCAGCGGCTGGGGGCAAATGTCGCGTCTGCTCAAGGTCCTACAGGTCTGGGTAAATACCTGATGCGTTCTCCTACGGGTGAAATCATCTTTGGTGGTGAAACCATGCGTTTCTGGGACTTCAAGGGTCCCTGGTTGGAGCCTCTGCGAGGACCCAATGGACTGGATCTGAACAAAATCAAGTACGACATTCAACCCTGGCAGGCTCGCCGTGCAGCCGAGTACATGACCCATGCACCACTGGGTTCTTTAAACTCTGTAGGTGGCGTGGCAACGGAGATTAACTCGTTTAACTATGTATCTCCTCGCTCCTGGCTGGCAACCTCCCACTTTGTACTGGCGTTCTTCTTCCTGGTTGGTCACCTCTGGCATGCAGGTCGCGCTCGCGCCGCCGCCGCCGGTTTTGAGAAGGGAATTGACCGTGAGAATGAGCCAGTGCTGGCCATGCCTAACCTGGATTAA
- a CDS encoding two-partner secretion domain-containing protein, with protein sequence MRYIQGIVSGLLLLVSAISHTLPSHAQVPITAAPDGTNTLVNQSGSRFDITGGTRAGANLFHSFQQFGLSQGQIANFLSNPAIQNILGRVTGGNSSVINGLVQVTGGSSNLYLMNPAGIIFGAGASLNVPGSFVATTANGIGLGCGGSGGGCGAWFNAAGTNNYAALSGTPHAVAFTMPQPGAIVNAGNLAVGQGQNLVLLGGMVVNTGTLAASGGQVAIAAVPGERLVRVSQPGELLSLEMRPLPLPGATPQPFNQPIPSLPELLTGGNGGNATGIVVHADGAISLAGSGLRITPAAGTTVASGQVNVSTGSPGQVGGTVQVLGDRVAVVNARLNASGSSGGGTILVGGDYRGQGTIPNAQLTYISPGSTIQANATQQGHGGRVIIWADHTTDFRGTITARGGARGGNGGFAEVSGKRTLNYRGTADLRSPQGTPGTLLLDPENILIRSGTGDGDDNGIATDAFGNNAPGNNGQVTGGDPAPSIIYQSELEGMGAVANILLEATNHITIEPLTGGSLEIPALLGGDETNRGSITFRADADANGTGNFSMNPTDTIRTNDRDIRIFGASITTGNINTVGPLLVNGSVEIVGNNINTGRISAGGGFGNTSSVRLTATTGDVIVKTISAGGGGIDIDAARYFRATDSFPNFLRLVLDPVEDADLIQFLSRGNPQSLVDQGLVDGVRQVFVNLPTSLAASPDSGPAPIRIRHGGELRTVSSGQVQIEGTGSIPEAQFVVGPNNDHTITVFDPGSNPAGSFDNFSTLFPAGAFPETLSGATGAIVRGQGDATLVTSLQNRPFDPSRIPTGTGTGGTGDTAGGGAVGGGEVGSTTGAGVSGPGNRGATVAQFESNVDTQSVQRQLESQTSTSACPPTSANAASRRASRSASGSPATMNDPCNPVDDDAQILQILEASPDPASP encoded by the coding sequence ATGAGATATATACAAGGCATTGTGAGTGGGCTGCTGCTGCTTGTCAGTGCGATCTCCCACACCTTACCCTCTCATGCGCAGGTTCCCATCACGGCGGCCCCCGATGGCACCAATACCCTTGTTAACCAGAGTGGGAGCAGGTTTGATATTACGGGTGGTACCAGAGCGGGAGCCAATTTGTTCCATAGCTTTCAGCAGTTCGGGCTGAGTCAGGGACAAATAGCTAACTTCCTGTCCAATCCTGCCATCCAAAACATCCTGGGGCGCGTTACCGGGGGGAATAGTTCTGTCATCAATGGGCTGGTTCAGGTAACGGGTGGCAGTTCTAACCTGTACCTGATGAATCCGGCGGGTATTATCTTTGGTGCTGGTGCCAGCCTGAATGTGCCAGGGTCATTTGTGGCCACAACGGCAAATGGGATTGGTCTGGGATGTGGCGGGTCGGGTGGGGGATGTGGGGCATGGTTCAACGCAGCCGGCACGAATAACTATGCGGCCCTATCTGGAACACCCCATGCCGTTGCCTTTACCATGCCGCAACCGGGAGCAATTGTGAATGCCGGAAATCTGGCAGTGGGTCAGGGACAGAATCTGGTTTTGTTGGGTGGGATGGTTGTCAATACGGGAACCCTGGCTGCCTCAGGGGGGCAGGTGGCGATCGCGGCTGTTCCTGGAGAACGCCTGGTCCGTGTCAGTCAACCGGGAGAATTGTTGAGTCTGGAAATGCGTCCATTGCCCCTGCCAGGTGCCACCCCCCAGCCTTTTAATCAACCCATTCCCTCTCTTCCAGAACTGCTGACGGGGGGCAATGGGGGCAATGCTACAGGCATCGTTGTCCATGCCGATGGTGCAATTTCCCTGGCGGGTTCAGGGTTGCGCATCACACCAGCAGCCGGTACTACTGTTGCTTCCGGGCAGGTGAATGTTTCCACAGGATCACCGGGGCAGGTTGGGGGCACAGTTCAGGTATTGGGCGATCGGGTTGCGGTAGTCAATGCCCGCCTCAATGCCTCTGGCAGCAGCGGCGGCGGCACTATTCTGGTAGGCGGCGATTACCGGGGGCAGGGAACTATTCCCAATGCCCAGTTGACCTATATCAGCCCAGGTTCAACCATCCAGGCAAACGCCACTCAACAGGGGCATGGCGGGCGTGTCATCATCTGGGCAGACCATACCACCGATTTTCGGGGCACCATTACGGCGCGCGGGGGTGCCCGGGGAGGCAATGGGGGATTCGCTGAAGTATCCGGTAAGCGAACTCTGAACTATCGAGGAACGGCTGATCTACGCTCCCCCCAGGGAACTCCTGGTACTTTACTACTCGACCCAGAAAATATTTTGATCCGCAGTGGTACCGGGGATGGTGATGACAATGGGATTGCCACCGATGCCTTTGGCAATAATGCCCCCGGTAACAATGGGCAGGTGACAGGCGGAGATCCCGCCCCCTCCATCATTTATCAATCTGAACTGGAAGGGATGGGTGCGGTTGCCAACATCCTTCTGGAAGCAACCAACCATATCACCATCGAGCCTCTGACAGGGGGGAGCCTGGAAATTCCTGCCCTGCTGGGAGGAGATGAGACAAATCGTGGCTCCATTACCTTCCGGGCAGATGCCGATGCCAATGGAACTGGCAATTTTTCCATGAATCCAACCGACACAATTCGCACCAATGATCGGGATATCCGCATCTTTGGTGCCAGCATTACCACTGGAAACATCAATACCGTCGGTCCTCTATTGGTTAATGGCAGTGTGGAAATAGTTGGCAACAATATCAATACAGGCAGAATTTCCGCAGGGGGCGGATTTGGCAATACCAGTTCCGTCAGACTGACTGCCACCACAGGGGATGTGATTGTCAAAACCATTTCTGCTGGCGGAGGCGGGATCGACATTGATGCGGCCCGCTACTTCCGAGCAACGGACTCCTTTCCCAACTTTCTGCGGCTGGTGCTTGACCCGGTGGAGGATGCCGACCTGATCCAGTTTCTGTCGCGGGGGAATCCCCAATCTCTGGTTGACCAGGGCCTGGTGGATGGAGTCAGACAGGTATTTGTCAATTTACCTACCAGCCTGGCTGCCAGTCCTGATTCTGGGCCAGCCCCCATCCGAATTCGGCATGGGGGAGAATTGCGAACGGTGAGCAGTGGGCAGGTGCAGATTGAAGGAACGGGAAGCATCCCAGAGGCTCAGTTTGTGGTTGGTCCAAACAATGACCATACGATTACAGTGTTTGATCCAGGGAGTAACCCGGCGGGTAGTTTCGACAATTTTTCCACCCTGTTTCCGGCAGGAGCTTTTCCAGAAACGCTGAGTGGGGCAACGGGGGCGATCGTCCGGGGGCAGGGAGATGCAACTCTGGTAACTTCCTTGCAAAACCGTCCCTTTGACCCGTCCCGCATTCCAACTGGGACAGGCACTGGGGGAACTGGGGACACGGCTGGTGGGGGTGCAGTTGGGGGAGGTGAGGTCGGCAGTACGACTGGAGCAGGGGTTTCTGGCCCAGGGAATCGTGGGGCAACAGTTGCTCAGTTTGAATCTAATGTGGATACCCAGTCAGTCCAACGTCAATTGGAAAGTCAAACTTCTACGTCTGCCTGTCCTCCCACCAGCGCAAATGCCGCCAGTCGCAGGGCAAGTCGGAGTGCCTCTGGTTCCCCGGCAACAATGAATGATCCCTGCAATCCAGTAGATGATGACGCCCAGATTCTCCAGATTCTGGAGGCCAGCCCAGACCCAGCCAGCCCCTAA
- a CDS encoding ABC transporter permease: MDTPLQLVWALGMMAIAIALSAWQRLGLEWNLAIATGRTVIQLLVVGYVLAAVFAIRSPWLVLAVLGVMVAIATVVARNRISQKVPQLLPLVGGSILFSTLITLAYTNLLVIQPDVWYEPQYVIPLAGIVLGNAMNGAALSGERLVSTLSSSQLEIETHLSLGATPQQAVAQYRKDAIRAALIPTINTMMVVGVVTLPGIMSGQLLSGVNPLQAAAYQMLIMFMLAFATLVTTALVTWGICQKFFNPAGQLIVW; the protein is encoded by the coding sequence ATGGATACTCCACTTCAACTGGTTTGGGCGTTGGGCATGATGGCGATCGCGATCGCCCTTTCGGCATGGCAGCGCCTGGGTTTGGAATGGAATCTGGCGATCGCCACAGGGCGCACGGTAATTCAACTGCTGGTTGTGGGCTATGTACTGGCAGCCGTGTTTGCGATTCGGAGTCCCTGGCTGGTCCTGGCTGTGCTGGGAGTGATGGTGGCGATCGCGACCGTCGTTGCCCGCAATCGAATCAGCCAGAAAGTCCCCCAACTGTTACCTCTGGTAGGGGGTTCCATCCTGTTCAGTACCCTGATTACGCTGGCTTACACAAACCTGCTGGTCATTCAGCCAGATGTCTGGTACGAGCCGCAGTATGTGATTCCGTTAGCCGGAATTGTATTGGGAAATGCCATGAATGGGGCAGCGTTGTCTGGTGAACGGTTAGTCAGCACCCTCAGCAGCAGCCAGTTGGAGATTGAAACCCATCTCAGCCTGGGCGCTACCCCGCAGCAAGCAGTCGCTCAGTACCGCAAAGACGCCATCAGAGCCGCATTAATTCCCACCATCAACACCATGATGGTGGTAGGGGTTGTCACCCTACCCGGAATCATGAGCGGGCAACTTTTGAGCGGTGTGAATCCTCTTCAGGCAGCCGCTTATCAAATGTTGATTATGTTTATGCTGGCATTTGCAACGCTGGTTACGACCGCGCTTGTCACTTGGGGGATTTGTCAGAAATTTTTCAACCCGGCAGGACAACTGATAGTGTGGTGA
- a CDS encoding beta-ketoacyl-ACP synthase — protein MEVVVTGIGLLSALGELESTWESLLAGKSGIAFQRPFLELKPLPVALIHETPVDLAWLTQQVVGSALKDAGLSPPLLDCGVVVGSSRGNQGQWENLARGDTPARRGTGRPLGPDLDTLDWLETLPHAAAIATARYIQTTAMVLSPMAACATGLWAIAQGYELIRTGQCQQVLAGGMEAPITPLTLTGFDRMGALAKMGAYPFDRQRQGLVLGEGGAVLVLESVDSARRRGARIYGQILGFGLTADGYHVSAPEPGSRGAIAAVKQCLERSGLSPNQIDYVHAHGTATQLNDHNEAILLQHLFPNGVWVSSTKGATGHTIGASGALGVAFCLMALKHQTLPPCVGLRQPAFNLNFVKTADRQPVHHTLCLSFGFGGQNGAIAIASY, from the coding sequence ATGGAGGTTGTAGTTACAGGAATTGGGCTTCTCTCGGCACTGGGGGAACTTGAAAGTACCTGGGAAAGTTTACTGGCTGGGAAATCAGGGATTGCATTCCAGCGGCCATTTTTAGAATTAAAGCCGTTGCCAGTGGCATTGATTCATGAAACTCCAGTTGATCTAGCCTGGTTAACTCAACAGGTAGTTGGGTCAGCCTTGAAGGATGCAGGATTGTCTCCACCGTTGCTCGATTGTGGGGTTGTCGTAGGTTCCAGTCGAGGAAATCAGGGGCAATGGGAGAACCTGGCAAGGGGGGATACGCCAGCAAGGAGAGGGACCGGGCGTCCGTTGGGGCCTGATCTGGATACGCTGGATTGGCTGGAAACGTTGCCCCATGCCGCGGCGATCGCCACTGCCCGCTATATTCAAACAACAGCAATGGTATTGTCCCCTATGGCAGCCTGTGCCACAGGGTTGTGGGCGATCGCCCAGGGATATGAACTGATCCGGACAGGGCAATGTCAGCAGGTCCTGGCGGGCGGCATGGAAGCGCCGATTACGCCCCTGACCCTGACTGGATTTGACCGCATGGGTGCCCTGGCAAAAATGGGGGCTTATCCGTTTGATCGGCAGCGGCAGGGTTTGGTGCTGGGAGAAGGGGGGGCAGTGCTGGTGCTGGAATCGGTTGATTCTGCCAGACGACGAGGTGCCAGAATTTACGGGCAAATCCTGGGTTTCGGGTTAACGGCAGATGGATACCATGTCAGTGCTCCAGAGCCAGGAAGCCGAGGGGCGATTGCTGCCGTAAAGCAATGCCTGGAGCGGAGTGGACTTTCCCCCAATCAAATTGACTATGTCCATGCCCACGGCACAGCCACTCAGTTAAACGACCACAATGAAGCTATTCTGCTGCAACATCTGTTTCCCAACGGGGTGTGGGTAAGTTCTACGAAGGGTGCAACCGGACACACGATTGGGGCATCGGGAGCATTGGGAGTTGCTTTCTGTCTGATGGCATTGAAGCATCAAACCCTGCCACCCTGCGTTGGGTTGAGACAACCTGCATTTAACCTGAACTTTGTCAAAACGGCTGACCGTCAGCCCGTTCACCATACCCTGTGTCTCAGCTTTGGGTTTGGGGGACAAAATGGCGCAATTGCGATCGCCAGTTATTAA
- a CDS encoding VOC family protein, which yields MIRPCLGFNGRSAFKHNQTFSFQVATVDQDETDRYWNRIVGNMAARRVPAAGARTSRGCRNSDGDNNLQWKRLPLSWEP from the coding sequence TTGATCCGACCGTGCCTCGGTTTCAATGGAAGATCTGCGTTCAAGCATAACCAGACATTCTCGTTTCAGGTTGCAACCGTTGACCAGGATGAAACAGATCGCTACTGGAACAGAATTGTCGGCAATATGGCGGCCAGGAGAGTGCCTGCGGCTGGTGCAAGGACAAGTAGGGGATGTCGTAATAGTGATGGCGATAACAACCTGCAATGGAAAAGGCTCCCACTTTCATGGGAGCCTTAA